The genomic DNA TCGGTAACGGCACGCTTAGCGGTCGGGTTGCAGGGCTGAGACACGAGGCCGATGCTTTCGGGAAGGAGGCAGGGAAAGCAAGAGCCCTGCAAGCTTCGGACAGAAAACGAGCGGACGGTACCATGCAAAATCGGTATCCAGCCCAGTAGGAAGTAATCCGAAGTGATACGAACGCCGAACGAAGAACGAAGAACGCAGAACAAAAATCTTTGTCTCGCGTGCCCCGTAGGGGTATGCTGCATGGAGCGCAGCGGAAGTGCAGCATCCAGCGACGTTACGCAAGTGAAACGAGCGTTAAGGTTTTAATTTGTTCTTCGTTTGTCGTTCTTAGTTCGTCGTTTGTTTAAGTACAGCGTTAAACTGCTATACGCTATATGCCACAGGCTATAAGCAAAACCGTTAAAATCTTTTCAAACAAGCGGTTTGCAGCTTAAAGCTTATGTTTTGTGTGCCTGCGTCACTATACACAGCGGCGCTTCAGCGCCAAAGCCTATAGCCAATAGCTTATAGCGTATGGCGAAACATTTGGGGAAACTAAAAACGGCTTGGGATTTACTTCCAAGCCGTTTGTTATTCTTTGTTTCTTAAAGTTTTTTCATTTGCATTTTGCACTTTGCTTTTCCGCTCACAGCTTACAGCCAACGGCTACAGCTTTATGTTCTATTCGTATTTCAGCGCGTCTATCGGGTTTAAGAGCGAGGCTTTGTACGCCGGATAGTAGCCGAAGCCGACACCGACCATGCCTGAGAATATCCATGCAAGCAGTATGGAAGCGATTGAGAATATCGGCGGCGCCTGCGTGAGGGTGGCAAGCCCGAAACCCGCTGCTATTCCGCAGAGTATTCCGAGAAAACCTCCTATGTTCGAGAGCACAACTGCTTCGAGAAGGAACTGCGTGCGTATGTCGCTCATTTTTGCGCCTACCGCCATTCGCACGCCGATTTCTTTCGTGCGTTCCGTTACGGATACCAGCATTATGTTCATAATTCCTATACCGCCGACGACAAGCGAGATAAAGGCTATCGCCGCCAGCAGCATGGACATTATTGAGGTCGTTTTTTTGCGCGCTTCAAGCATTTGCGATATGTTGCGCACCGAGAAGTCGTCAGGTTCGCCTTTCCCAATTTTGTGCAGTTCACGGAGCAGCGCCTCTGTTTCAGCCTGAATATAGTCAAGCGCTTCCATGGATACGCCCTGTATGTAGATGCTCTGTATTCTGTTCACGCTGCCGCGAATTCTGACAATTCTTTTCTGCGCTGTGGTAATGGGAATCAGTATTATGTCGTCCTGGTCGCTGCCCATTTGCGACTGTCCTTTTTTCTCGTATATACCGACTATTGTGAACGGTATTTTGTTGACGCGTATGCTTCTGCCAAGAGGATTTTCTTCTCCGAACAGTTTTTCCGCAACGGTCTGCCCTATGACAGCAACTTTTGTTCCCTGACGCACGTCGCTGTCGTATATGTCACGTCCCTTTGCTATTTCACGGCTCTGCACGTAAGAGTAGTTTGCGTTGCTGCCTACTAACGAGGTTGCCCAGTTCGTGTTGCCGTATATAACCGTTACGGAAGCATTGACAAGCGGGGCAAGCGCGTCTATTCCTGACACGTTTTGCTCAATGGCATTTGCGTCGTCAATGGTGATGTAGCGTATGCTGCCTTGTGAGGAACTGCCTGAACGCTGCGAAAATACCATGATGAAGTTGCTTCCGAAGGCGGCTATCTGTTCGTCTATCATTTTGTTGGCGCCCTGTCCGATTGCAAAAGCGGCTATAACCGCCCCAACACCTATCGTTATTCCGAGCGTGGTGAGCATGGAGCTTGATTTGTTTCTGCGCAGCGATTTAAGAGCGCTTCGAAGTATTTCTTCTCCGGCTATCATTTCCATGCCCTCCTCTCTGTGTTTATTATGTCGTCCATTATGACTCCGTCGCGGAAATGGAGTATGCGTTTGGCGTATGCCGCAACGTCGGGCTCATGCGTTACGAGTATTATCGTTATGCCGTCTTTTTCGTTGAGTTCGCAGAAGAGCGCCATAATTTCATCGCTGGTTTTGGTGTCAAGGTTTCCTGTAGGTTCGTCAGCCATAAGTATGGGTGCCTTGTTGACTATTCCGCGCGCTATTGCCACACGCTGCTGCTGTCCGCCGGAGAGCTGCGTCGGTTCGTGGTATATCCTGTCTTCCAGCCCCATGTCCGTAAGCACCTGTTTTGCGCGTTTTCTGCGTTCTTCTTTTTCAATTCCGGCGTAAAGCAGCGGAAGTTCCACGTTTTCAAGCGCGCTGGTTTTTTTCAGCAGGTTAAAGCCTTGAAAGACGAAGCCTATTTTGGCGTTGCGTATTTCGGCAAGCTGGTCGGAATCAAGATGTTCCACGTTCTGCCCGTCAAGTATGTAGGTGCCTGAGGTTGGAGTGTCAAGACAGGCCAGTATGTTCATCGTCGTTGATTTTCCGCTGCCCGAAGGCCCCATCATTGCGACAAATTCGCCGCGTTCCACGCTGAGGTTGACACCGTGCAGAATTTCAATCTGGTCTTCGCCGAGCATAAAGCTTTTTCTTATGTCTTTTACTTCAACAAGAGCC from Candidatus Equadaptatus faecalis includes the following:
- a CDS encoding ABC transporter permease; protein product: MIAGEEILRSALKSLRRNKSSSMLTTLGITIGVGAVIAAFAIGQGANKMIDEQIAAFGSNFIMVFSQRSGSSSQGSIRYITIDDANAIEQNVSGIDALAPLVNASVTVIYGNTNWATSLVGSNANYSYVQSREIAKGRDIYDSDVRQGTKVAVIGQTVAEKLFGEENPLGRSIRVNKIPFTIVGIYEKKGQSQMGSDQDDIILIPITTAQKRIVRIRGSVNRIQSIYIQGVSMEALDYIQAETEALLRELHKIGKGEPDDFSVRNISQMLEARKKTTSIMSMLLAAIAFISLVVGGIGIMNIMLVSVTERTKEIGVRMAVGAKMSDIRTQFLLEAVVLSNIGGFLGILCGIAAGFGLATLTQAPPIFSIASILLAWIFSGMVGVGFGYYPAYKASLLNPIDALKYE
- a CDS encoding ABC transporter ATP-binding protein codes for the protein MALVEVKDIRKSFMLGEDQIEILHGVNLSVERGEFVAMMGPSGSGKSTTMNILACLDTPTSGTYILDGQNVEHLDSDQLAEIRNAKIGFVFQGFNLLKKTSALENVELPLLYAGIEKEERRKRAKQVLTDMGLEDRIYHEPTQLSGGQQQRVAIARGIVNKAPILMADEPTGNLDTKTSDEIMALFCELNEKDGITIILVTHEPDVAAYAKRILHFRDGVIMDDIINTERRAWK